One Dictyostelium discoideum AX4 chromosome 3 chromosome, whole genome shotgun sequence genomic region harbors:
- a CDS encoding DEP domain containing protein encodes MNNNNKKGVYILWVHDQQFSKEELVVNPEYFPKLKIMDVLKIYSPSNPSKRLCLRVKQLSPLKTKLQISISKYVAGVFDFALRKEVVVNIIPEKQAIIDFVELSFKDQYIGRSDMWRLKLNLQNECVYVLKKLAFAQIRAQVEEMVSNGQKVSSGLIDDSTKFVFRSRSAKFVLFIQMSKEMWDYSPDGELYFEKAVNGFLKNLFQRWKSLSVNHTITIILFSRTFHENDDILDEIPNIPRNPQGKLYQDFYKVVVNEETRPDWSSIIVNLKREFNDYHTSVNWDIYGRNSALGKNSTASQGNFLEAINLGMSYFDKHYIDRDFTRTGQMIVVISAGTGIFEVDPDINLITKQRMIDNGIGCDLICLNNHPLHVVPLFKFTISNQNKSQNTIQNNNNNNNNNNNNNNNNNNNNNNNNNNNNNNNNNNNNNSNNNKNNQNNGKAISNIGRNNNNSNSGSSGNSNNSSGGQLYNFPYWLAISFYDENNTTTTTTDVTTNDKRNGLFVPQFKIPEKVNSFYYEDDEKPVYDFYIPKDPRNLPAFATPKINHKYTSNSLGVNSYEDTIFNMPNGGGILDDSNALGGNNNNNYNNNNGNGNGHNHNNHNNNNNNNNNNDHGGHSDTEPSDFSDTEDNSSTTPNSQYSRVAIGLNDKKRATFQIGGTRSSSSFENQRTIINSTTSNNNNNNSNNVVNKRYTSTQHQPILRNGGTINNNNNNQQNHPISPSNSFDQKTIPYHNQLLSTIPPQLFGKKKKEINPFTYDSTPFHLTSNRRRWSHLWFSPNTYIFGKTNTNPNPFLPNWKSLCEPASLPITTDYFPSTKDLKAKYREYVHNLTLPDDNEYTNSFEALLKELISQRLAQGYQLIMITNSEIDPTTTTTTGGTTTPATTTPATTTPATTATSTTPTTIITPTTNPSTATSAIATPSMATPSSSTTTTTTTANLSTSPPNSSNTVPNSGGSGKGTKKSYQLSLGHDFHSITYDPSNLSIQVKRYQRYNGRNSSGSKKLRYHYFLNTIHLQGFLHNSIELQHTASSEYPWNSLDNLICGQLAMSGFGPRIKYWRVLYAIIPTVENNQHQQQLQLEQQEKEKEKARLAALEKKKPFPREDSFSTLILPTNSSSSSSSSSSLPSTVSTTNTNTNNNNNNNNNNNNNNINTTVPTNVPTTTTTDDSTVKNTSTTTATTATEDHGLNTAFNSSSIPIPSKLASPLQSPNLSPKASSVSTSMAALSSSTLVSSNANTTTTNNPVLTTTTTTTTTTAVLNSNGTPLVNSNSSSNSNFAQNSISMLNGSQQQQQLIGSQSAPTSPLTPHKNINTNNNNNNNTTTNTTNNNNSVMNGSAGIINSSSGLNGIKSPPLPILPSSNSLLSSNVSPSNNITPLNSITNSSELLPSSSGASSSSSNTLSSSNSGENNALPEHTEEERLIAFNKFKEFINSQINRNQLAANSNAQSSLLNSSTNNANSNNSSNSTNTSGTVIQQKLDIKTILFSSIETFDPSTIVSNEKSNNNTYTNNNNNNNSINSLNYNSVPSQEQIDLFKEKLYSSNLSGIFYRLNMPYPIGIKMTERKYGIRRTSYKKCFIGAECIDWMLQNIEITKREEALIICQKMMDQKLIKQVEKSTFVDGQFYYRLKEDDLFISSPIIKTINNTNNNFNNNNTNSNNNQQQQQQQQSIPSVTSSAVNSPNKDSNTPDHSPISSPKQIGNKLSSSSNNTPSTFLNSSTNNTNQSTNTTSSSSSTTNINTTLNTNNTLSSSTPPITSIQSSMSNSTKSVVPISSLSSLINNPSLRQSNTDYLTNKEKDKEKEIDEANGDNNNNNNNNNNNNNNNNNNNNNNNNNNNSSNNGENDSSSNSGQGSLNSTLSSIPPATTPNTNPLHFSGGISYGSSVQNSNQHQQQQPQQPQQQQQQQQQQQQQPNNLIDYYENPNKISEAKIEMDLSKTDRFEWILMKYDKTFCPTRYFHVEFNWIVSTGCVVDDFINSCVRKAKQFGLTLIQIPMEKNYSPFSLPTHVHLDQQLMSPQVLKHIFTKFGLIPDTIRKRASSLVTRQDLYIFNDSDVQYSEYVHRTGLLFVRVVEDGFLCYINNAPSNRPFLPAATMCLESFQNLCNQLNNSLSFIGNGSLNSNNNYNNNNNNNNNNNGGGNGNPNLLKPIDRQEANFLSLLALGYKQNSDTEEKNNESDSDNNHNQDTCDNSDNDTDHLSESHEGSHKNESDKEGRDKNEMWESQSEVVYYSVMSRSPLLGSFNE; translated from the exons atgaataataataataaaaaaggtgTTTATATATTATGGGTACATGATCAACAATTTAGTAAAGAAGAATTAGTAGTAAATCCAGAATATTTTCCTAAATTAAAGATTATGGATGTATTAAAGATATATTCACCGAGTAATCCAAGTAAGAGATTATGTTTAAGGGTGAAACAATTATCACCACTAAAAACTAAATTACAGATATCGATATCAAAATATGTAGCGGGTGTATTTGATTTTGCATTAAGAAAAGAGGTGGTAGTTAATATAATACCCGAGAAACAAGCGATTATAGATTTCGTAGAGTTGTCATTCAAGGATCAATATATTGGTAGATCAGATATGTGGAGATTAAAACTCAACCTTCAAAACGAATGTGTGTACGTATTGAAGAAATTGGCATTCGCACAAATTAGAGCACAAGTTGAAGAGATGGTTTCGAATGGTCAAAAGGTTAGCAGTGGGTTAATAGATGATTCAACGAAATTTGTATTTCGTTCAAGATCAGCTAAATTTGTATTATTCATTCAGATGAGTAAAGAAATGTGGGACTATAGTCCAGATGGTGAATTGTACTTTGAAAAGGCTGTAAACGGCTTTCTAAAGAATCTATTTCAACGTTGGAAATCTTTATCAGTGAATCATACAATTACCATCATTCTATTCTCTAGAACTTTTCACGAAAACGATGATATCCTGGATGAAATTCCAAACATACCTCGAAATCCGCAAGGTAAACTATATCAAGATTTCTATAAAGTCGTTGTCAATGAAGAAACACGTCCTGATTGGAGTTCAattattgtaaatttaaaacgtGAATTCAATGACTATCATACCTCTGTCAATTGGGATATCTATGGTAGAAATAGTGCTTTAGGTAAAAATTCAACTGCTTCTCAAGGTAATTTCTTGGAAGCAATAAATTTAGGAATGTCATATTTTGATAAg cATTATATTGATAGAGATTTTACACGTACAGGTCAAATGATTGTAGTTATTTCAGCAGGTACAGGTATATTTGAAGTTGATCcagatattaatttaattacaaaACAAAGAATGATTGATAATGGTATTGGTTgtgatttaatttgtttaaataacCATCCATTACATGTTgtaccattatttaaatttacaataagtaatcaaaataaatctCAAAATactattcaaaataataataataataataataataataataataataataataataataataataataataataataataataataataataataataataataataataataacaacaacagtaataataataaaaataatcaaaataatggtAAAGCCATTAGCAATATAggtagaaataataataacagtaatagtggtagtagtggtaatagtaataatagtagtggtggtcaattatataatttccCATATTGGTTAGCAATAAGTTtttatgatgaaaataatacaacaacaacaacaactgatGTAACAACAAATGATAAAAGAAATGGTTTATTCGTACCACAATTTAAAATACCTGAAAAAGTGAATTCATTCTAttatgaagatgatgaaaaacCAGTTTATGATTTTTATATCCCAAAAGATCCAAGAAATTTACCTGCATTTGCAACGCCAAAAATTAATCATAAATATACTTCAAATTCTTTAGGTGTAAATTCTTATGAGGatactatttttaatatgcCAAATGGTGGTGGAATTTTAGATGATAGTAATGCTCTTggtggaaataataataataattataataacaataatggtaatggtaatggtcataatcataataatcataataataataataataataataataataatgaccaTGGTGGACATTCTGATACAGAACCTTCAGATTTTAGTGATACAGAGGATAATTCTTCAACTACTCCAAATAGTCAATATTCAAGAGTTGCTATtggtttaaatgataaaaagaGAGCAACTTTTCAAATTGGTGGTACAagatcttcttcatcatttgaGAATCAAAGAACTATAATTAATTCTacaacttcaaataataataataataatagcaataatgtAGTTAATAAAAGATATACATCAACTCAACATCAACCAATTTTACGTAATGGTGgtactattaataataataataataatcaacaaaatcatcCAATTTCACcatcaaattcatttgatCAAAAAACAATACCATAtcataatcaattattatcaacGATACCACCACaattatttggtaaaaagaagaaagagATTAATCCATTCACTTATGATTCTACACCATTCCATTTAACTAGTAATAGAAGAAGATGGTCACATTTATGGTTTTCACCAAATACTTATATCTTTGGTAAAACCAATACAAACCCGAATCCATTCTTACCAAATTGGAAATCACTTTGTGAACCTGCATCATTACCAATTACAACTGATTACTTCCCTTCAactaaagatttaaaagCAAAATACAGAGAATACGTTCATAATTTAACATTAcctgatgataatgaatataCAAATAGTTTTGAagcattattaaaagaattaatctCTCAAAGATTAGCTCAAggttatcaattaattatgaTTACAAATTCTGAAATTGAtccaactacaactacaactacaggTGGAACAACAACTCCTGCAACAACAACTCCTGCAACAACAACTCCTGCAACAACTGCAACATCAACAACTCctacaacaataataactcCAACAACAAATCCATCAACTGCAACATCAGCAATAGCAACACCATCAATGgcaacaccatcatcatctacaacaacaacaacaacaacagcaaatTTATCTACATCACCACCAAATTCTAGTAATACAGTGCcaaatagtggtggtagCGGTAAAGGAACAAAGAAATCATATCAACTTAGTTTAGGTCACGATTTTCATTCAATTACCTATGATCCAAGTAATCTTAGTATTCAGGTTAAACGTTATCAAAGATATAATGGTAGAAATAGTAGTGGTTCAAAGAAATTAAGATATcattactttttaaatacaATTCATTTACAAGGTTTCCTacataattcaattgaactTCAACATACTGCATCAAGTGAATATCCATGGAATTCATTGGATAATCTTATCTGTGGTCAATTGGCAATGTCAGGATTTGGTCCAAGAATAAAGTATTGGAGAGTTTTATATGCTATCATTCCAACcgttgaaaataatcaacatcaacaacaactacaacttgAACAAcaagagaaagaaaaagaaaaagcaAGATTGGCTGctttagaaaaaaagaaaccttTCCCAAGAGAAGATTCATTttcaactttaattttaccaactaattcttcttcctcttcctcttcttcttcatctttacCTTCAACTGTATCAACCACTAATacaaatactaataataataataataataataataataataataataataatataaatacaacTGTACCAACAAATGTACcaacgacaacaacaacagatgATTCTACTGTTAAAAATACTtctacaacaacagcaactaCTGCAACAGAAGACCATGGATTAAATACTGCATTTAATTCTTCAAGTATTCCAATCCCTTCAAAATTGGCATCACCCCTTCAATCACCAAATCTTTCACCAAAAGCATCTTCCGTTTCAACTTCAATGGCTGCATTATCCTCATCAACTTTAGTATCAAGTAATGCTAATACTACAACCACCAATAATCCTGTTTTAACAactaccacaacaacaacaacaacaacagccgTATTAAACTCAAATGGAACTCCACttgtaaatagtaatagtagtagcaATAGTAATTTTGCTCAAAACTCAATATCAATGTTAAATGGTAgccaacagcaacaacaattaattggTAGTCAATCTGCACCAACATCCCCATTAACACCtcataaaaatattaataccaataacaacaacaacaacaacaccaccactaaCACcactaataataacaatagtgtAATGAATGGTAGTGCAGGAATAATCAATTCAAGTAGCGGTTTAAATGGTATAaaatcaccaccattaccaattTTACCTTCATCCAACTCATTACTTTCATCAAATGTTTCACCATCTAACAATATAACACCTTTAAATAGTATAACAAATTCATCAGAATTATTACCATCTTCCAGTGGCgctagtagtagtagtagtaacaCATTAAGTTCTTCAAACTCTGGTGAAAATAATGCGTTACCAGAACATACAGAAGAGGAAAGATTAATAGCATTTAATAagtttaaagaatttattaattctcaAATAAATAGAAATCAACTTGCTGCAAATTCAAATGCACAatcttctttattaaatagcTCAACTAATAATGCCAACTCAAACAATAGTAGTAATTCTACAAATACCAGTGGTACAGTTATTCAACAAAAATTAGATATTAAAACGATTTTATTCTCATCGATTGAAACTTTTGATCCATCAACAATAGTTTCAAATGAAAAgagtaataacaatacttatactaataataataataataacaatagtattaatagtttaaattataatagtgTACCAAGTCAAGaacaaattgatttatttaaagagaAATTATATTCATCCAATTTATCAGGTATTTTCTATAGGTTAAATATGCCATACCCAATTGGCATTAAAATGACTGAAAGAAAATATGGTATTAGAAGAACTTCCTATAAGAAATGTTTTATTGGTGCTGAATGTATAGATTGGATGTtacaaaatattgaaatcaCTAAAAGAGAAGAAGCTTTAATCATTTGTCAAAAAATGATggatcaaaaattaattaaacaagtTGAAAAATCAACTTTTGTAGATggtcaattttattatcgtCTAAAAGAAGATGATTTATTCATTAGTTcaccaataattaaaacaattaataatactaataataattttaataataacaatacaaatagtaataataatcaacaacaacaacaacaacaacaatcaattcCATCAGTAACATCCTCAGCTGTAAACTCACCAAATAAAGATAGTAATACACCTGATCATTCACCAATTAGTTCTCCAAAACAAATTGGAAATAAACTTTCATCAAGCAGTAATAATACTCCATCTACCTTTTTAAATAGTAGCACAAACAATACAAATCAAAGTACAAATACAAcatcttcttcatcctcaacaacaaatataaatacaactttaaatacaaataatacttTATCTTCCtcaacaccaccaataaCTTCTATTCAATCCTCAATGTCAAATTCAACTAAATCTGTAGTACcaatttcttcattatcttctttaattaataatccaTCATTAAGACAATCAAATACTGACTATTTAactaataaagaaaaagataaagaaaaagaaattgatgaagccaatggtgataataataataataataataataataataataataataataataataataacaataataataataataacaataataataatagtagcaataatggtgaaaatgattcatcatcaaattctgGACAAGGTAGTTTAAACTCAACCTTATCATCTATACCACCAGCAACAACGCCAAATACAAATCCATTACATTTTAGTGGTGGTATATCATATGGAAGTAGTGTTCAAAATAgtaatcaacatcaacaacaacagccaCAACagccacaacaacaacaacaacaacaacaacaacaacaacaacaaccaaataatttaatagattattatgaaaatccaaataaaattagtgaAGCAAAAATTGAAATGGATTTATCAAAAACAGATCGTTTTGAATGgatattaatgaaatatGATAAAACATTTTGTCCAACAAGATATTTCcatgttgaatttaattggATAGTTAGTACAGGTTGTGTAGTTGATGATTTCATTAATAGTTGTGTTAGAAAAGCAAAACAATTTGGATTGACACTCATTCAAATTCCGATGGAAAAGAATTATAGTCCATTCTCATTACCAACTCATGTTCATTTGGATCAACAATTAATGTCACCACAAGTATTGAAACATATTTTCACAAAGTTTGGTTTAATACCTGATACAATTAGAAAGAGAGCTTCCTCATTAGTTACCAGACAAGATCTTTACATCTTTAATGATTCCGATGTTCAATATTCAGAATATGTTCATAGAACTGGTCTTTTATTCGTAAGAGTGGTCGAAGATGGTTTCCTTTGTTATATTAACAATGCTCCTTCAAATAGACCATTTTTACCTGCAGCTACTATGTGCTTAGAATCTTTCCAAAATTTAtgtaatcaattaaataattctctATCTTTTATTGGTAATGGTagtttaaatagtaataataattataataataataataacaataataataataataatggaggtggtaatggtaatccAAACCTTTTAAAACCAATCGATCGTCAAGAAGCAAATTTCCTATCTTTATTGGCATTAGGTTATAAACAAAATAGTGACACTGAAGAAAAGAATAATGAAAGTGATAGCGATAACAATCACAATCAAGACACATGCgataatagtgataatgatACCGATCACCTTAGTGAAAGTCATGAGGGTAGTCATAAAAATGAAAGTGATAAGGAAGGCAgagataaaaatgaaatgtgGGAATCACAAAGTGAAGTAGTTTATTATAGTGTTATGTCTCGTAGTCCATTATTAGGTTCATTTAATGAATAA